One Cydia pomonella isolate Wapato2018A chromosome 14, ilCydPomo1, whole genome shotgun sequence DNA segment encodes these proteins:
- the LOC133524728 gene encoding uncharacterized protein LOC133524728 isoform X1, translated as MPRWVGVRQDASDIQLHGYCDASNDAYAAVVYLRVVDHEGNVTVHLVAARTKVCPIRQISTPRLELSGAVLLSKLLAEVSTVLSMPVSHCRAWTDSTIVLAWLQGEPNRWTTFVANRVTEILSILNHDQWAHVESTSNPADCASRGMSPSDFIQFELWVHGPAWLHDPNYQHPTSEPVSTELEAKPMKVQVCTVLSPAQPSEELSAWTKYSSLTKAVRVVAYCLRFCKKLKGESFPSYLTARELDNALKVGIKASQLSAFPRELTNLNNSNPLPRRSIILSLCPFLDEDGIMRTRGRIEHSDHSYNVKHPIIMPHDHHLSKLIVSDAHSRTLHGGPQLTLNYVRSKFLIINAKSLIRHILSKCVRCIKYKVTKTQPFMADLPSSRVTVARPFHRTGCDYAGPINIRISKGRGCKSYKGYIALFVCMVTRCIHLEAVSSLTTEGFLAAYRRFVARRGPCKEIWSDNGSNFVGASKELRILFQQGEASVMKEVAEALANEGTEWHFIPPRAPNFGGLWEAGVASTKYHLKRVLDGTTLTFEELSTVLAQAEACLNSRPMYQLPSNEVDTSPLTPGHFLVGEALVTAPDRNYEDSKISPLHRWQLTQKIMQQFWRKWSQEYLTTLYQRYKWTKLTPEPQVGDVVLVKEDDLPPSMWLYGLVQEKHPGPDNVTRVVTLKCKHSKLMRPVSKLIVLPVAN; from the coding sequence ATGCCAAGATGGGTTGGCGTCAGGCAAGACGCGAGTGATATCCAGCTGCATGGGTACTGCGACGCCTCCAACGACGCTTACGCAGCAGTCGTATACCTGAGGGTAGTGGATCATGAAGGTAATGTTACTGTCCATTTAGTCGCAGCCAGAACGAAGGTCTGTCCAATCCGCCAAATTTCCACACCCCGACTTGAACTTTCCGGAGCAGTACTCTTATCCAAACTGCTGGCAGAAGTATCCACTGTCTTATCCATGCCAGTCAGTCATTGCAGGGCTTGGACAGACTCAACCATAGTCCTCGCATGGCTTCAAGGTGAGCCGAACCGTTGGACAACGTTTGTTGCCAATCGCGTCACTGAGATCCTATCCATACTAAACCATGATCAGTGGGCGCATGTAGAATCCACCAGCAACCCGGCAGACTGTGCAAGTCGAGGAATGTCACCATCTGATTTCATCCAATTCGAGTTGTGGGTCCATGGCCCAGCTTGGCTACATGACCCTAACTACCAGCATCCAACATCCGAGCCCGTATCCACTGAGCTAGAAGCAAAGCCCATGAAAGTCCAGGTATGTACAGTTTTATCCCCTGCTCAGCCATCCGAAGAGTTGAGTGCTTGGACTAAATACTCATCTTTAACAAAGGCAGTAAGAGTAGTAGCTTACTGTCTCAGATTTTGTAAAAAACTGAAAGGAGAATCTTTTCCATCCTATCTGACCGCAAGAGAGCTTGATAATGCCTTGAAGGTAGGTATTAAAGCAAGTCAATTGTCAGCCTTTCCCCGGGAGTTAACTAACCTGAATAACTCTAATCCACTTCCCCGGAGAAGCATTATCTTATCATTGTGTCCCTTCTTGGACGAGGATGGCATTATGAGAACGCGAGGTAGGATTGAGCATAGCGATCATTCTTATAATGTAAAGCATCCTATCATAATGCCTCATGACCATCACTTGTCAAAGCTGATTGTGAGCGACGCTCACTCAAGGACTCTCCACGGAGGCCCCCAACTCACCCTAAATTATGTAAGATCCAAGTTTCTAATTATTAATGCCAAAAGCTtgattagacatattttaagtaaatgtgTGAGATGTATAAAGTACAAAGTCACCAAAACTCAACCCTTCATGGCTGATTTACCCAGTAGCAGGGTGACTGTTGCTCGACCGTTCCACCGCACCGGGTGCGACTATGCAGGCCCtataaatatcagaatatcCAAAGGTAGAGGATGCAAGAGCTATAAGGGCTATATAGCACTGTTTGTATGTATGGTAACCCGTTGTATCCACCTGGAGGCAGTAAGTTCACTTACCACTGAAGGGTTTCTAGCTGCTTATAGACGGTTCGTGGCACGTCGAGGACCCTGTAAGGAGATTTGGAGCGACAATGGGTCCAACTTTGTCGGTGCATCCAAGGAACTGCGCATCCTCTTCCAGCAGGGCGAGGCTTCTGTCATGAAAGAGGTTGCTGAGGCCTTAGCTAATGAAGGTACTGAATGGCATTTTATTCCACCCCGGGCTCCCAATTTCGGTGGACTCTGGGAGGCGGGTGTCGCCTctactaaatatcatttgaaacgGGTCCTAGATGGCACCACTCTCACGTTTGAGGAGTTATCAACGGTTTTAGCACAGGCTGAGGCTTGTCTAAACAGTAGGCCCATGTACCAGCTGCCATCAAATGAAGTGGACACGAGTCCACTCACCCCGGGACACTTTCTAGTTGGCGAAGCTCTGGTAACCGCGCCAGATCGCAACTATGAAGATTCTAAAATCAGCCCTTTACATAGATGGCAGCTCACCCAGAAGATTATGCAGCAGTTCTGGCGAAAGTGGTCTCAGGAGTACCTAACAACGCTCTATCAGAGGTACAAATGGACTAAGTTGACCCCAGAGCCACAGGTAGGTGACGTAGTGTTAGTCAAGGAGGATGATCTCCCGCCCTCGATGTGGTTATATGGGTTAGTACAAGAAAAGCACCCTGGTCCAGACAATGTCACTAGAGTCGTTACCTTAAAATGTAAACATTCCAAACTTATGAGACCTGTTTCCAAATTAATAGTGTTGCCTGTTGCCAACTAG
- the LOC133524728 gene encoding uncharacterized protein LOC133524728 isoform X2, whose amino-acid sequence MEYIKLQQNIEEIIDKAASNLKKSPKSRMTNTYLQARLDLLEGNWKSFESNHQTILLESKDPSNTYFTNETYDRVEEKYIDYKCQLKEALEKIKSTMSTSSTHTHNNLQSESNPSSAVKLPRIIIPVFSGKYAEWPTFHDLFESVINNNQTLAPVQKLHYLKGHLTGEAEQLIRHTPITDANYEQCWTLLKKRYSNTRYISSCILNRLISQKTLTAASSYGVKQILDTTNECLSALTNMNIDVSTWDLIIIHLIIQKLDQESRKEWEHKISDYSDKIPTFSEFSTFLESRFRALEFLEPSTKKETRLKETERPKVFSITSSASSVSCPFCAEAHLLYQCKRFSQDSVQQRRDFVKSKALCFNCFGAKHSATHCKRDTTCRRCGRRHHSLLHLDSEQPPSAQPSRAVEGVKIHNQQPSTHEKSEQKEPGPGNIVAHAAESSGSSNSEIILTTALVKVENKGNCHILRAFLDQGAQLSFVTERAVQLLQLHKIPVNVSVDPSGLGGEKIPLSVPIKHKVQFKIQSICSSFSCVVQAYVVSQVTNPIPSQKVEIHDWQELKKLKMADPGYDTPGHVDMLLGAEVYGLTLTEGIVRNPTSTLTAQNTALGWILSGRTQVTRGTRK is encoded by the exons ATggaatatataaaattacagCAAAATATAGAAGAGATAATTGACAAGGCCGCTTCTAACCTCAAAAAATCACCGAAATCGCGTATGACCAACACGTACTTACAAGCAAGGTTAGATCTTCTCGAAGGAAATTGGAAATCTTTCGAGAGCAACCATCAAACGATTTTGTTAGAATCTAAGGATCCAAGCAATACGTACTTCACAAATGAAACCTATGACAGAGtcgaagaaaaatatattgattataAGTGTCAGTTAAAAGAGGCCTtggaaaaaatcaaatcaacaaTGTCAACATCCTCAACTCACACACATAATAATCTACAGAGTGAATCAAATCCATCAAGTGCAGTGAAGCTACCCAGAATTATAATCCCCGTATTTTCTGGCAAGTATGCGGAGTGGCCTACTTTTCACGACCTATTCGAATCTGTGATCAATAACAACCAGACTTTAGCACCTGTACAAAAGCTCCACTACTTAAAGGGTCATCTGACGGGTGAAGCAGAGCAGTTAATACGACACACACCTATAACGGATGCAAATTATGAACAATGTTGGACATTATTGAAGAAACGTTACAGCAACACTCGCTACATCTCATCGTGCATACTTAACCGCTTAATAAGCCAAAAGACTTTAACCGCAGCATCTTCTTATGGTGTCAAACAAATATTAGACACAACAAATGAATGTTTAAGTGCTCTGACCAACATGAATATTGATGTTTCAACATGGGATCTTATCATCATCCACCTGATCATACAGAAGCTTGACCAGGAATCCCGGAAAGAATGGGAACACAAGATAAGTGATTACTCAGATAAAATACCAACGTTTAGTGAATTTTCAACATTCCTAGAATCCAGATTCAGAGCATTGGAGTTCTTAGAGCCAAGTACTAAGAAAGAAACAAGATTAAAAGAAACAGAGCGACCTAAAGTGTTCAGCATTACCTCATCAGCATCATCAGTATCCTGCCCATTTTGTGCAGAGGCTCACTTGTTGTACCAATGTAAGCGGTTTAGCCAGGACTCTGTACAACAACGGAGGGACTTTGTCAAAAGTAAGGCGTTGTGCTTCAATTGCTTTGGAGCAAAGCATTCTGCAACACACTGCAAGCGAGACACAACATGTAGGCGCTGCGGCCGCCGTCACCACTCCCTATTGCATCTGGACAGCGAGCAACCACCTTCAGCGCAACCAAGCCGAGCCGTTGAAGGGGTGAAGATCCACAACCAACAGCCGAGTACCCATGAGAAGTCGGAACAGAAGGAACCTGGGCCTGGTAACATAGTGGCTCACGCTGCCGAAAGTTCAGGTTCATCGAATAGTGAGATAATATTAACAACGGCATTAgttaaggtagaaaataaagGAAACTGTCATATACTTAGGGCATTTCTTGACCAGGGTGCACAATTATCATTCGTGACCGAGCGTGCTGTACAATTGCTTCAGTTACACAAGATACCTGTTAATGTTAGTGTTGATCCCTCAGGGCTGGGCGGAGAAAAAATCCCCTTGTCAGTCCCAATTAAACACAAAGTTCAATTCAAAATACAATCCATTTGTAGCTCTTTTAGTTGCGTTGTTCAAGCATATGTGGTAAGTCAGGTAACTAATCCCATTCCTTCACAGAAAGTTGAGATTCATGATTGGCAGGAGTTGAAGAAATTAAAGATGGCAGATCCAGGATATGACACTCCAGGCCATGTGGACATGTTGCTGGGTGCTGAGGTGTATGGACTGACCCTGACAGAGGGTATTGTACGTAATCCGACGTCCACGCTGACAGCACAGAACACCGCTTTGGGCTGGATCCTGTCAGGAAGAACACAA GTCACTCGTGGGACGAGGAAGTGA